Proteins found in one Erythrobacter sp. 3-20A1M genomic segment:
- a CDS encoding GNAT family N-acetyltransferase — protein MADIVIETDRLLLRRIAEGDAELQYRLLNSPVLMEHLGGPKELHEIEAKHANSMALFARHSFGWMMMMEKATGDCVGHCGMKLVDNDLAKNPGDHEIGWIVREDRWRRGYALEAVATLIDWAFARHDIPHVVAMTGERNEPSWRLMERLGMQRREDLDFDDPAYPPEDRRTIIYAVSAEQWQEKQE, from the coding sequence ATGGCTGATATCGTGATCGAAACCGATCGGCTGCTGCTGCGCCGGATCGCGGAGGGGGATGCCGAACTACAGTATCGTCTGCTCAACTCGCCCGTTCTCATGGAGCATCTCGGTGGGCCGAAGGAGTTGCACGAGATCGAGGCGAAGCATGCGAACAGCATGGCTCTTTTCGCGCGACACAGCTTCGGCTGGATGATGATGATGGAAAAGGCCACAGGCGATTGCGTGGGCCACTGCGGTATGAAGCTGGTCGACAACGATCTGGCGAAAAACCCCGGCGATCACGAGATCGGCTGGATCGTGCGCGAGGATCGCTGGCGGCGCGGCTATGCGCTGGAAGCCGTAGCAACGCTCATCGATTGGGCCTTCGCCCGTCACGATATCCCACACGTGGTCGCGATGACGGGCGAACGCAACGAACCCAGCTGGCGACTGATGGAGCGGCTGGGAATGCAACGGCGCGAGGATCTCGATTTCGACGACCCCGCCTACCCGCCCGAGGATCGCCGCACGATCATCTATGCGGTGAGCGCCGAACAATGGCAGGAGAAACAGGAATGA
- a CDS encoding cisplatin damage response ATP-dependent DNA ligase produces MEEFAALIDALVFTRSRNEKLRLIAEYLRATPDPDRGWALAALSDGLDFPAVKSSTIRNTMKDRIDPVLWSLSRDFVGDTAETASLLWPQPEHPPSPPTVSETVALLSAMNRKTVFEELPKLLDRLDPSGRYALLKLATGAMRIGVSSRLAKVAFAQAFDVTIEDVEEYWHGLTPPYPELFAWAADGEDPPDTENLPTFRPFMLAHPLEETVIDLEDYVAEWKWDGIRVQLVHAGDETRVFSRSGDDISATFPEMVEAFQIPGVLDGELLVRGEAQGGAANERTQGGAASFNALQQRLGRKTVTPKMLRESPAFVRLYDVLLWRGEDLRALPWAERRVRLEALMGELPESHFDLSRVVEASDFTHLGEIREGARDDAIEGLMLKRRDSPYVAGRKTGLWYKWKRDPLLIDCVLMYAQRGSGKRSSFYSDYTFGCWDGDPDQGAELLPVGKAYSGFTDDELKKLDRHVRRNTVNRFGPVRETDKSLVFEVAFDSVHESKRHKSGLAMRFPRIHRIRWDKPVHEADRIEALRSLVRD; encoded by the coding sequence GTGGAAGAATTCGCCGCCCTGATCGACGCGCTGGTATTCACCCGCAGCCGTAATGAGAAACTCCGGCTGATCGCGGAATATCTGCGCGCGACACCCGACCCGGATCGCGGCTGGGCATTGGCGGCGCTATCCGATGGGCTCGACTTTCCGGCGGTCAAGAGCTCCACCATCCGCAACACGATGAAGGACCGGATCGACCCGGTGCTGTGGTCGCTCAGCCGCGATTTCGTGGGCGATACGGCGGAAACCGCCAGCCTGCTGTGGCCGCAACCAGAGCACCCGCCCTCGCCGCCTACAGTCAGCGAAACGGTCGCGCTGCTATCGGCGATGAACCGCAAGACGGTGTTCGAAGAGCTGCCGAAGCTGCTCGACCGGCTAGACCCGTCAGGCCGCTACGCGCTGCTCAAACTCGCCACCGGAGCGATGCGGATCGGGGTGTCGAGCCGGCTGGCGAAGGTCGCCTTCGCGCAGGCGTTCGACGTAACGATCGAAGACGTCGAGGAATATTGGCACGGCCTCACACCCCCCTATCCCGAACTGTTCGCCTGGGCCGCGGATGGCGAGGACCCGCCCGATACCGAGAATCTGCCGACCTTCCGCCCCTTCATGCTCGCCCATCCGCTGGAAGAGACGGTGATCGATCTGGAAGACTACGTCGCGGAGTGGAAATGGGACGGCATCCGCGTGCAACTGGTCCACGCCGGTGACGAGACGCGGGTCTTTTCTCGCTCGGGCGATGACATCTCTGCTACCTTCCCGGAAATGGTCGAGGCGTTCCAGATCCCCGGCGTGCTCGATGGCGAATTGTTGGTTCGCGGTGAGGCACAGGGCGGCGCAGCGAACGAGCGAACGCAGGGCGGCGCGGCCAGCTTCAACGCCTTGCAGCAGCGGCTGGGGCGCAAGACCGTGACGCCAAAGATGCTGCGCGAGAGCCCGGCCTTCGTGCGCCTGTACGATGTGCTGCTGTGGCGGGGCGAAGACCTGCGCGCGCTGCCATGGGCGGAGCGGCGCGTCAGGCTGGAGGCGCTGATGGGCGAGCTGCCCGAGAGCCACTTCGATCTCTCCCGCGTGGTCGAGGCGAGCGACTTCACGCATCTGGGCGAAATCCGAGAGGGTGCGCGCGACGATGCGATCGAGGGGCTGATGCTGAAGCGCCGCGACAGCCCCTATGTCGCGGGGCGCAAGACCGGGCTGTGGTACAAATGGAAGCGCGACCCGCTGCTGATCGATTGCGTGCTGATGTACGCCCAGCGCGGTAGCGGCAAACGATCGAGCTTCTACTCCGACTACACCTTCGGCTGCTGGGACGGCGATCCCGACCAGGGCGCGGAGCTGCTACCCGTGGGCAAGGCCTATTCCGGCTTCACGGACGACGAGCTGAAGAAGCTGGACCGGCATGTGCGCCGCAACACCGTCAACCGCTTCGGTCCGGTGCGCGAAACCGACAAGTCGCTGGTGTTCGAAGTAGCGTTCGATTCGGTGCACGAATCGAAGCGCCACAAGTCGGGCCTCGCCATGCGCTTCCCCCGCATTCACCGCATCCGCTGGGATAAGCCGGTGCACGAAGCCGACCGGATCGAGGCGCTGCGGTCGCTGGTGAGGGATTGA
- a CDS encoding NAD(P)H-quinone oxidoreductase: protein MATRGTAISMPTDLPETMTAIGFDEPGGPDVLRPETVPLPSPEADEVLVRVAYAGVNRPDCIQRAGQYPPPPGASPILGLEIAGEVVAAAPGVGEAMVGQTVCALAPGGGYAEYCVVPAGHCLPVPEGMDLKNAAAIPETLFTVWHNVFERGSACDGETLLIHGGTSGIGTMATMLGKAFGLTVIVTCGDDAKCAEAEKVGADLAINYKTSDFVEAVKDFTDGKGANVVLDMVSGDYVARNLQCLAEDGRHVTIAVLGGMKAEINMAVVMSRRLTLTGSTLRPRSDAFKTALAQEIAAEAWPLFADGTLAPIMDETFPLAEAAVAHARMEAGDHIGKIVLAVG, encoded by the coding sequence ATGGCCACACGGGGGACCGCGATCTCTATGCCCACCGACCTGCCCGAAACCATGACCGCGATCGGCTTCGACGAGCCGGGCGGGCCGGATGTCCTTCGCCCGGAAACCGTACCGCTACCCAGCCCGGAAGCGGACGAGGTATTGGTTCGCGTGGCCTATGCCGGAGTCAACCGGCCCGATTGTATCCAGCGCGCGGGGCAATATCCGCCGCCGCCAGGCGCGTCGCCGATTCTGGGGCTGGAGATCGCCGGCGAAGTGGTCGCCGCCGCGCCGGGCGTGGGTGAAGCCATGGTGGGGCAGACGGTCTGCGCGCTCGCGCCGGGGGGCGGCTATGCCGAATACTGCGTGGTGCCGGCGGGCCATTGCCTGCCCGTACCCGAAGGGATGGACCTTAAAAACGCAGCGGCGATCCCCGAGACGCTGTTCACCGTATGGCACAACGTGTTCGAGCGTGGCTCGGCATGCGACGGGGAGACGCTGCTGATCCATGGCGGCACCAGCGGCATCGGCACGATGGCGACGATGCTGGGCAAGGCGTTCGGCCTGACCGTGATCGTGACCTGCGGCGACGACGCGAAATGCGCCGAGGCGGAAAAGGTCGGCGCCGACCTCGCGATCAATTACAAGACCAGCGACTTCGTGGAAGCGGTGAAGGATTTTACCGACGGGAAGGGCGCAAACGTCGTGCTCGACATGGTTTCGGGCGATTACGTCGCGCGCAACCTGCAATGTCTGGCGGAGGACGGGAGGCATGTCACCATTGCCGTGCTTGGCGGCATGAAGGCGGAAATCAACATGGCGGTCGTGATGAGCCGGCGGCTGACACTGACCGGCTCCACCCTGCGCCCACGCTCGGACGCGTTCAAGACCGCGCTGGCGCAGGAAATCGCCGCTGAGGCATGGCCGCTGTTCGCCGACGGCACGCTGGCCCCGATCATGGACGAGACGTTCCCGCTCGCCGAAGCGGCGGTCGCGCATGCCCGGATGGAGGCAGGCGACCATATCGGCAAGATCGTGCTTGCGGTCGGCTGA
- the hemB gene encoding porphobilinogen synthase — MTASYPNLRLRRTRAHGWSRAMFRETVMTPADLIWPLFIIEGQGEEQPVASLPGVSRWSVDGIVARAKEAVELGIPCIALFPNTPGEKRSEDGAEAYNPDNLMCRAIRAIRHACGSDIGILTDVALDPYTSHGQDGLLDDSGYVTNDDTVAVLVDQAVTQAEAGADIIAPSDMMDGRVHAIRRALEMNGHANVQIMAYAAKYASAFYGPFRDAVGSGGLLKGDKKTYQMDPANGDEALREIALDIAEGADSVMVKPGLAYLDIIWRAKERFGVPVFAYQVSGEYALIEAGAAAGVAAREALVMEKLTAFKRAGCSGVLTYHAPLAARLLNG; from the coding sequence ATGACCGCATCCTATCCCAATCTACGCCTTCGCCGGACCCGTGCCCACGGGTGGAGCCGCGCGATGTTCCGCGAAACCGTCATGACGCCGGCCGACCTGATCTGGCCGCTCTTCATCATAGAGGGACAGGGCGAGGAGCAGCCTGTCGCCAGCCTCCCGGGCGTCTCGCGCTGGTCGGTCGACGGCATCGTCGCGCGGGCGAAGGAAGCGGTGGAGCTGGGCATACCGTGCATCGCACTGTTCCCGAACACGCCAGGCGAGAAGCGAAGCGAGGACGGGGCGGAAGCCTATAATCCCGACAATCTCATGTGCCGCGCGATCCGCGCAATCCGCCATGCGTGTGGCAGCGATATCGGCATTCTGACCGACGTCGCGCTCGATCCCTATACCAGCCACGGGCAGGACGGATTGCTAGACGACAGCGGCTACGTCACCAATGACGACACCGTCGCCGTGCTGGTCGATCAGGCGGTGACGCAGGCGGAGGCGGGGGCGGACATCATCGCCCCGTCGGACATGATGGACGGGCGAGTCCACGCAATCCGCCGCGCGCTCGAGATGAACGGGCATGCGAATGTTCAGATCATGGCCTATGCCGCGAAATATGCGAGCGCGTTCTACGGCCCGTTTCGCGACGCGGTAGGCAGCGGGGGCCTGCTGAAGGGCGACAAGAAAACCTACCAGATGGACCCGGCAAACGGCGACGAGGCATTGCGCGAGATCGCGCTGGACATCGCGGAAGGTGCGGACAGCGTGATGGTGAAGCCCGGCCTCGCCTATCTCGATATCATCTGGCGCGCGAAGGAGCGGTTCGGCGTGCCGGTGTTCGCCTATCAGGTGAGCGGCGAATATGCGCTGATCGAGGCGGGTGCCGCCGCCGGGGTCGCTGCGCGCGAAGCGCTGGTGATGGAGAAGCTCACCGCCTTCAAGCGCGCGGGCTGCAGCGGCGTACTTACCTACCATGCCCCACTCGCGGCGCGGCTGCTGAATGGCTGA
- a CDS encoding DUF167 domain-containing protein, whose amino-acid sequence MARPKADLPPGDSIRSLIDERGRLPIRVTPGARSEGLVIGEGRLLVKVRARPQEGAANAAVTWLVAKALGVAPTRVTLIRGATAPEKLLEIS is encoded by the coding sequence ATGGCCCGGCCTAAAGCCGACCTGCCCCCGGGGGATTCGATCCGCTCGCTGATCGACGAACGCGGGCGGTTGCCGATCCGGGTCACGCCGGGTGCTCGGTCCGAAGGGCTCGTGATCGGCGAGGGGCGGTTGCTGGTAAAGGTACGCGCCCGTCCGCAGGAGGGGGCGGCCAACGCCGCCGTCACGTGGCTGGTGGCGAAGGCATTGGGTGTGGCACCGACGCGCGTCACGTTGATACGGGGCGCGACCGCCCCGGAAAAGCTGCTCGAGATTTCCTAG
- a CDS encoding YoaK family protein, protein MQRYDPGRQALALGIAFLAGMVDASGFLTGGGYFTSFMSGNTTRMAVHLAREPLLALLPLAIIAAFVLGVAMGAMLAWRWSGRHKAPLLGLVATGLALAFLALAAGFAPGYLCLSAVAMGIANNVFTRDGQVTVGVTYMTGALVRFGQGLAARIGGRDREASRGYGRLWLALAVGATCGALLHGTGRLVAPAVVTALAAALFVAAMAIQRRPG, encoded by the coding sequence ATGCAGCGGTACGATCCCGGCAGGCAGGCGCTCGCGCTGGGCATCGCCTTTCTCGCAGGGATGGTGGATGCCAGCGGTTTCCTGACCGGCGGCGGCTATTTCACTTCCTTCATGTCGGGCAACACCACCCGCATGGCGGTGCATCTGGCGCGTGAGCCCTTGCTCGCGCTGCTCCCGCTGGCAATCATCGCCGCATTCGTTCTCGGTGTCGCGATGGGGGCGATGCTGGCCTGGCGATGGAGCGGGCGGCACAAGGCACCTCTGCTGGGGCTGGTCGCCACCGGTCTGGCACTCGCCTTCTTGGCTCTCGCCGCGGGATTCGCCCCCGGTTATCTGTGCCTATCGGCGGTAGCGATGGGAATCGCGAACAACGTCTTCACCCGCGATGGACAGGTGACTGTCGGCGTGACCTACATGACCGGAGCGCTGGTCCGGTTCGGCCAAGGCCTCGCCGCGCGGATCGGGGGCCGCGACCGTGAGGCGTCCCGCGGCTACGGGCGGTTGTGGCTCGCGCTTGCAGTTGGTGCGACTTGCGGCGCGTTACTGCATGGCACGGGTCGGCTGGTGGCTCCCGCCGTCGTGACCGCTCTGGCGGCGGCGCTGTTCGTGGCCGCAATGGCGATCCAGCGCCGCCCGGGCTAG
- a CDS encoding ligase-associated DNA damage response exonuclease codes for MSTAPLSWIRPEPWGIHVVPADAWIDPARAVDRALVTHGHADHARGGHGETIATPATLDIMKLRYATSDGAQPVEYGETIRLPGGVDATYIPAGHVLGSAQILLEHADERVVVTGDYKRRADPTCPPFQVTPCDIFITEATFGLPVFTHPPIAEEMTKLLDRLAAYPDSCVLVGAYALGKAQRVIAELRAAGHMQPIYLHGAMEKMCRLYEEHGVDLGELRLVSDHSKDDMRGSIVVCPPSALNDRWSRRLPDPITAMASGWMRVRQRARQRNVELPLIISDHADWGELTRTIQEVDAAETWITHGREEALLRWCQLHQRRARALAMVGYEDEDD; via the coding sequence ATGTCCACCGCGCCCCTCTCCTGGATCCGGCCCGAACCGTGGGGCATCCACGTCGTCCCCGCCGATGCGTGGATCGACCCGGCTCGGGCAGTCGACCGCGCATTGGTGACCCATGGCCATGCCGATCACGCGCGCGGCGGGCATGGCGAAACGATCGCGACGCCCGCAACGCTCGACATCATGAAGTTGCGCTACGCGACTTCGGACGGGGCGCAGCCGGTGGAATATGGCGAGACGATCCGGCTGCCGGGCGGCGTCGATGCGACCTACATCCCGGCCGGGCATGTGCTCGGCAGCGCACAGATTCTGCTCGAGCACGCGGACGAGCGGGTCGTCGTTACCGGCGATTACAAACGCCGCGCGGATCCCACCTGCCCACCCTTCCAGGTGACGCCGTGCGACATCTTCATCACAGAGGCGACCTTCGGCCTGCCGGTCTTCACCCACCCGCCGATCGCGGAAGAGATGACGAAGCTGCTCGACCGGCTGGCGGCGTATCCCGACAGCTGCGTGCTCGTCGGCGCATATGCCTTGGGCAAGGCGCAACGGGTGATCGCCGAACTGCGCGCCGCGGGGCACATGCAACCGATCTACCTCCACGGCGCGATGGAGAAGATGTGCCGCCTCTACGAAGAGCACGGGGTCGATCTGGGCGAACTGCGCCTGGTTTCGGACCATTCGAAAGATGACATGCGCGGCAGCATCGTCGTCTGTCCGCCATCCGCGTTGAATGATCGCTGGAGCCGCCGCCTGCCCGATCCCATCACCGCGATGGCCAGCGGCTGGATGCGGGTTCGTCAGCGCGCCCGGCAAAGGAACGTCGAGCTGCCGCTCATCATCTCGGACCATGCCGATTGGGGCGAGCTGACCCGCACAATCCAGGAGGTCGACGCCGCCGAAACATGGATTACGCATGGCCGCGAGGAAGCGCTGCTACGCTGGTGCCAGCTCCACCAGCGCCGCGCGCGTGCCTTGGCGATGGTCGGGTATGAGGACGAGGACGACTAG
- a CDS encoding GNAT family N-acetyltransferase, translating into MAEFRLETDRLALRDWREQDWPRFFAGTNTPAVMRWLGGTLDDEGQMRQRERVEACHERNGFCFWAVERRDDGELLGFCGLKRADAPGSTVTGEFEVGWRFREDAWGQGYAKEAAVAAISAGFERFGADEIVALTVAGNSPSWGLMERLGMTRRPELDYADGRYDPPWRDTIVYSIAAEEWRAGEHG; encoded by the coding sequence ATGGCTGAATTCCGCCTCGAGACCGACCGGTTGGCGCTACGCGACTGGCGTGAACAGGACTGGCCGCGTTTCTTCGCGGGCACCAATACTCCGGCCGTGATGCGCTGGCTGGGTGGAACGCTCGACGACGAAGGGCAGATGAGGCAGCGCGAACGGGTGGAGGCCTGCCACGAACGCAACGGTTTCTGCTTCTGGGCCGTCGAGCGCCGCGACGATGGCGAACTGCTCGGGTTCTGCGGCCTGAAGCGCGCCGATGCACCTGGCAGCACCGTGACCGGCGAATTCGAGGTCGGATGGCGCTTTCGCGAGGATGCGTGGGGACAGGGTTATGCCAAGGAAGCCGCCGTCGCCGCGATCTCGGCCGGGTTCGAGCGCTTCGGCGCGGACGAGATCGTCGCGCTGACGGTCGCGGGCAATTCGCCGAGCTGGGGGTTGATGGAGCGGCTGGGAATGACCCGGCGGCCCGAGCTCGATTATGCCGATGGCCGCTACGATCCGCCGTGGCGCGACACCATCGTCTATTCCATCGCGGCGGAGGAATGGCGCGCGGGCGAGCATGGCTGA
- a CDS encoding gamma carbonic anhydrase family protein: MTDRPGVTILSIHGKTPRIHDSAFIAPGCRIIGDVEIGAGSSIWYNCVLRADVSRIVIGKRTNVQDGSVLHCDGPSPGHPDGCALIIGDDVLIGHMAMIHGCRIEDRGFVGLGAIAMNDALIASDSMLGAGAMLTEGKKMGQRELWVGRPAKKVRELPDKAIAGMKLGVAHYAENAKHHAAAIAESGNGPA; this comes from the coding sequence ATGACCGACCGACCCGGCGTGACCATCCTCTCGATCCACGGGAAGACACCGCGGATTCACGACAGCGCCTTCATCGCGCCCGGTTGCCGTATCATCGGCGATGTCGAGATCGGGGCGGGCAGTTCGATCTGGTACAATTGCGTGCTGCGCGCCGATGTCAGCCGGATCGTGATCGGGAAGCGGACCAATGTGCAGGATGGCAGCGTCCTCCACTGCGACGGGCCGAGCCCGGGGCATCCCGACGGCTGTGCGCTGATCATCGGCGACGACGTGCTGATCGGGCACATGGCGATGATACATGGCTGCCGGATCGAGGATCGCGGCTTCGTGGGGCTGGGTGCGATCGCGATGAACGATGCCCTGATCGCGAGCGATTCGATGCTCGGGGCCGGCGCGATGCTGACCGAGGGGAAGAAGATGGGCCAGCGCGAGCTGTGGGTCGGACGACCGGCAAAGAAGGTGCGCGAGTTGCCAGACAAGGCCATCGCCGGCATGAAACTGGGCGTCGCACACTACGCCGAGAACGCGAAGCACCATGCGGCGGCCATCGCCGAGAGCGGGAATGGCCCGGCCTAA
- a CDS encoding DUF1192 domain-containing protein, with protein MDEDDRPRPRGDAASRLVAEDLAPYSQDELTERIALLEAEIARVAAHRDRAASHRAAADALFGKGGS; from the coding sequence ATGGATGAGGACGACCGTCCGCGCCCACGGGGCGACGCCGCCAGCCGACTGGTTGCGGAGGACCTTGCGCCCTATTCTCAGGACGAACTGACCGAGCGGATCGCGCTGCTGGAGGCGGAGATCGCACGGGTCGCGGCCCATCGCGACCGTGCCGCCAGCCACCGCGCGGCGGCGGACGCCCTGTTCGGCAAGGGCGGTTCGTGA
- the clpA gene encoding ATP-dependent Clp protease ATP-binding subunit ClpA, whose product MPSFAQNLERTLHAAIDSARERRHEYATLEHLLLALIADEDAAEVMGACGVDLAELAAVVQTYLDQEYQSLRPDEAGEPQPTAGFQRVIQRAILHVQSSDKDSVTGANVLVALFSERDSYAVYFLQQQDMSRLDAVSFISHGIGKGGRQIESRNPQGSEEDAAEEKADGATGNKKETALDQFTVDLNAKAKAGKVDPLIGRGPEVDRTVQILCRRSKNNPLYVGDPGVGKTAIAEGLARKIVEKDVPEVLEEAVIYSLDMGALLAGTRYRGDFEERLKQVVSELEKLPHAILFIDEIHTVIGAGATSGGAMDASNLLKPALSGGTIRCIGSTTYKEFRNHFEKDRALLRRFQKIDVNEPTIEDTIKILKGLKSAFEDHHKVKYTADALKTAVELSSRYINDRKLPDKAIDVVDEVGAMQMLVAPSRRKKKITSKEIEAVIATMARIPPKSVSKDDKRALENLERDLKHVVFGQDAAVKKLSTAMKLSRAGLRDPDKPIGSFLFSGPTGVGKTEVARQLASIMGIELKRFDMSEYMERHSVSRLIGAPPGYVGYDQGGLLTDAVDQNPHCVLLLDEIEKAHPDLFNILLQVMDNGRLTDHHGKTVDFRNVVLIMTTNAGAADMARQGIGFGDVSKEDASEEAVKRMFTPEFRNRLDAIVPFGYLGKDTVGRVVDKFILQLELQLAEQNVDIQFDKEAREWLGDKGYDRLYGARPMGRLLQERIKQPLAEELLFGKLADGGEVHVSIKDGKPSFELTPAPPKAKRKPPAKKKPVAKEAKPADESEPEGSGEE is encoded by the coding sequence ATGCCTAGCTTCGCCCAGAACCTCGAAAGAACCCTCCATGCCGCGATCGACAGTGCGCGCGAGCGGCGTCACGAATACGCAACGCTCGAACACCTGCTGCTCGCCCTGATCGCCGACGAGGATGCAGCGGAAGTGATGGGCGCATGCGGGGTCGACCTCGCCGAACTGGCCGCGGTCGTGCAGACCTATCTCGACCAGGAATATCAGTCGCTGCGTCCCGACGAGGCGGGCGAACCGCAGCCAACGGCCGGGTTCCAGCGCGTGATCCAGCGCGCCATCCTGCACGTCCAGTCGAGCGACAAGGATAGCGTCACCGGTGCCAACGTGCTGGTCGCGCTGTTCTCCGAACGCGACAGCTACGCGGTCTATTTCCTGCAGCAACAGGACATGAGCCGGCTCGATGCGGTGAGCTTTATCAGCCACGGCATCGGCAAGGGCGGGCGCCAGATCGAAAGCCGCAATCCGCAAGGATCGGAAGAAGACGCAGCCGAGGAAAAGGCCGACGGCGCTACGGGCAACAAGAAGGAAACGGCGCTCGACCAATTTACGGTCGACCTCAATGCGAAGGCGAAGGCGGGCAAGGTCGATCCCCTGATCGGGCGCGGACCCGAGGTCGACCGCACGGTGCAGATCCTGTGCCGCCGCAGCAAGAACAACCCGCTCTATGTTGGCGATCCGGGCGTCGGGAAGACCGCCATCGCCGAAGGCCTCGCGCGCAAGATCGTCGAGAAGGACGTTCCCGAGGTGCTGGAAGAGGCGGTGATCTATTCGCTCGACATGGGCGCGCTGCTCGCCGGCACACGCTATCGCGGCGATTTCGAGGAACGGCTCAAGCAGGTCGTATCCGAGCTGGAAAAGCTGCCGCACGCGATCCTGTTCATCGACGAGATTCACACGGTGATCGGGGCCGGCGCGACCAGCGGCGGGGCGATGGACGCGTCCAATCTGCTCAAGCCCGCGCTGTCCGGCGGCACGATCCGCTGCATCGGGTCGACCACCTACAAGGAGTTCCGCAACCATTTCGAGAAGGATCGCGCGCTGCTGCGCCGCTTCCAGAAGATCGACGTGAACGAACCGACGATCGAGGACACGATCAAGATCCTGAAGGGGCTGAAGAGCGCTTTCGAGGATCACCACAAGGTGAAATACACTGCCGATGCGCTGAAGACCGCGGTCGAGCTGTCGAGCCGTTATATCAACGACCGCAAGCTGCCCGACAAGGCGATCGACGTGGTGGACGAGGTCGGCGCGATGCAGATGCTGGTCGCGCCCAGCCGCCGGAAGAAGAAGATCACGTCGAAGGAGATCGAGGCGGTGATCGCGACCATGGCGCGCATCCCCCCCAAATCGGTGTCGAAGGACGACAAGCGTGCGCTGGAGAATCTCGAACGCGATCTGAAGCATGTCGTGTTCGGCCAGGACGCGGCGGTGAAGAAGCTGTCGACCGCGATGAAGCTGAGCCGCGCAGGGCTTCGCGATCCGGACAAGCCGATCGGCTCGTTCCTGTTCAGCGGCCCCACCGGCGTCGGCAAGACAGAGGTCGCGCGCCAGCTCGCCAGCATCATGGGGATCGAGCTCAAGCGGTTCGACATGTCCGAATACATGGAACGCCACAGCGTTTCCCGGCTGATCGGCGCGCCTCCGGGCTATGTCGGCTACGACCAGGGTGGGCTGCTGACCGATGCGGTCGACCAGAACCCGCATTGCGTGCTGCTGCTCGACGAGATCGAGAAGGCGCATCCCGACCTGTTCAACATCCTGTTGCAGGTGATGGATAACGGCCGCCTGACCGACCATCACGGCAAGACGGTCGATTTCCGCAACGTGGTGCTGATCATGACCACCAATGCTGGCGCCGCCGACATGGCGCGCCAGGGCATCGGCTTCGGCGATGTCAGCAAGGAGGATGCGAGCGAGGAGGCGGTGAAGCGCATGTTCACCCCCGAATTCCGCAACCGCCTCGATGCGATCGTGCCGTTCGGCTATCTCGGCAAGGACACGGTGGGCCGTGTTGTCGACAAGTTCATCCTGCAGCTCGAACTCCAGCTCGCGGAGCAGAATGTCGACATCCAGTTCGACAAGGAAGCGCGCGAGTGGCTGGGCGACAAGGGCTACGATCGCCTCTACGGCGCACGCCCCATGGGTCGTCTGCTGCAGGAGCGGATCAAGCAGCCGCTGGCCGAGGAGCTGCTGTTCGGCAAGCTGGCCGATGGCGGCGAAGTGCATGTCAGCATCAAGGACGGCAAGCCGAGCTTCGAGCTGACCCCGGCCCCGCCAAAGGCCAAGCGCAAACCGCCGGCGAAGAAGAAGCCGGTCGCGAAGGAAGCGAAGCCCGCGGACGAAAGCGAGCCCGAGGGCAGCGGGGAGGAGTGA